A genomic region of Deltaproteobacteria bacterium contains the following coding sequences:
- a CDS encoding TIGR04211 family SH3 domain-containing protein, which translates to MKKSTLMIALVLCLAAFDGPVRADTAYITDSFEVTMRTGPSTEHKIVAMLSSGDAVEVLESREGWSLVRQSKKSIVREGWVLSRYLIRREPWETRARAALSEAEELKIKLNRLEAELREALSKSGRLELDLKKAGEELDRLKAEHQELLAGSSTYLALKKTHDALQKELDRTTAQLKKTQHEHMLLVAAKRNMWFLSGALVLLFGLLLGFGMGRAQKKQRSTLRL; encoded by the coding sequence ATGAAAAAATCGACCCTTATGATCGCTCTCGTCCTCTGCCTCGCGGCATTCGACGGGCCGGTCCGTGCCGACACAGCCTACATCACAGACTCCTTCGAGGTCACGATGCGCACGGGACCAAGCACCGAGCACAAGATCGTGGCGATGCTCTCGTCCGGTGACGCCGTGGAGGTCCTGGAATCGCGGGAGGGCTGGAGCCTGGTGCGGCAATCAAAGAAAAGCATCGTCCGGGAAGGCTGGGTCCTGAGCCGGTATCTGATCCGGCGCGAGCCCTGGGAGACCCGTGCCCGGGCGGCCCTGTCCGAGGCGGAGGAACTGAAGATAAAGCTGAACCGCCTGGAAGCGGAGCTGCGGGAGGCCCTCTCAAAGAGCGGCCGCCTGGAACTTGATCTCAAAAAGGCCGGGGAAGAGCTCGATCGCCTGAAAGCGGAACACCAGGAACTGCTCGCCGGGTCATCAACCTATCTTGCATTGAAAAAAACCCACGACGCGCTTCAGAAAGAACTGGACCGTACAACGGCGCAATTGAAGAAGACGCAGCATGAACACATGCTCCTTGTGGCCGCGAAACGGAACATGTGGTTCCTTTCGGGAGCCCTGGTCCTTCTCTTCGGACTTCTCCTGGGATTCGGGATGGGAAGGGCGCAGAAAAAACAGCGATCCACCCTGCGTTTGTAA
- a CDS encoding class I SAM-dependent methyltransferase, whose amino-acid sequence MPKTEPFDAYSDRYDEWFEVNRDAYHAEIEAVQRMVPFPRGSGLEVGVGSGKFAVPLGIKIGVEPSEAMAVKAEKQGIRVFRGVAEDLPFPDSRFDFVLMVTTICFVDDILTSFREAFRVVKQGGCIVVGFVDKESELGKKYSAMRDSNVFYREATFFSAQEVSQYLTDAGFSDLTFKQTLIPGEEEKMVQDGFGEGAFVVVKGVKQEQGSLRP is encoded by the coding sequence ATGCCCAAAACAGAACCCTTTGATGCCTATAGCGATAGATATGATGAGTGGTTTGAAGTGAATCGCGATGCCTATCATGCCGAAATAGAGGCGGTTCAACGAATGGTCCCCTTTCCCCGGGGCTCGGGTCTGGAGGTGGGCGTCGGTTCAGGTAAGTTCGCTGTGCCACTCGGAATAAAGATCGGTGTCGAACCGTCTGAAGCAATGGCAGTGAAAGCCGAAAAACAGGGGATCCGGGTTTTTCGAGGCGTTGCAGAGGACCTGCCGTTCCCTGATTCCAGGTTTGACTTCGTTCTGATGGTAACGACCATCTGTTTTGTCGACGACATTCTCACATCGTTTCGAGAAGCATTCCGGGTGGTAAAACAAGGCGGATGTATTGTTGTGGGATTCGTGGATAAAGAAAGCGAATTGGGGAAAAAGTACAGTGCCATGCGCGATTCGAACGTCTTTTACAGGGAGGCCACCTTCTTCTCCGCACAGGAAGTATCTCAATACCTCACGGACGCCGGCTTCAGTGATCTGACGTTCAAACAAACACTCATCCCCGGAGAAGAAGAAAAAATGGTTCAGGACGGCTTCGGGGAAGGGGCGTTTGTTGTCGTGAAAGGTGTGAAACAGGAGCAGGGGAGCCTTCGACCATGA
- a CDS encoding epoxyqueuosine reductase: MQAPTESGSVMQDIIRKEIERFTASRPSGRGTRTTWGKPLTGFADAGDPLFEHLRTVVRPTHATPRELLDNAGTVVSYFIPFEEHTVRSNRKGYHASKEWAVAYVETNALIIDLNQHLSEALEHHGFQAVGPLPTHNFDKEQLMSDWSHKHVAYIAGLGKFGTHHLLITEKGCCGRFGSIITDAVIPPTARPDIEYCLDRAGIDCGQCLKRCPVGALEKEGFDRHRCHSLLQENARLYEREGIADVCGKCSTMVPCSFRNPVRK; encoded by the coding sequence GTGCAGGCACCAACCGAAAGCGGCTCCGTCATGCAGGATATCATACGTAAAGAAATAGAGCGTTTCACGGCGTCACGACCTTCCGGACGGGGAACGCGGACCACCTGGGGAAAACCGCTGACGGGTTTCGCCGACGCCGGTGACCCCCTTTTCGAGCATCTCAGAACGGTCGTCCGGCCGACCCATGCAACCCCCCGTGAATTGCTGGATAATGCCGGAACCGTCGTCTCCTATTTTATTCCCTTCGAGGAACATACGGTGCGCTCGAACAGAAAGGGCTATCACGCGTCAAAGGAATGGGCCGTCGCCTACGTTGAGACCAACGCGCTGATCATCGACCTGAACCAGCACCTTTCAGAAGCGTTGGAACACCATGGCTTTCAAGCCGTGGGCCCATTGCCGACCCACAATTTCGATAAGGAACAGCTCATGAGCGACTGGTCCCACAAGCATGTCGCCTATATAGCCGGACTGGGAAAGTTCGGGACCCATCACCTCCTGATAACCGAAAAGGGATGTTGCGGGAGGTTCGGGAGCATCATCACCGATGCCGTGATCCCGCCGACGGCACGGCCCGATATCGAATACTGCCTGGACCGGGCCGGCATCGACTGCGGACAGTGCCTGAAGCGGTGCCCCGTCGGTGCCCTTGAAAAAGAAGGTTTCGACCGCCACCGATGCCATTCACTGCTTCAGGAAAATGCCCGCCTCTATGAACGGGAAGGTATCGCCGACGTCTGCGGAAAGTGCAGCACCATGGTCCCCTGCTCCTTCAGAAATCCCGTGAGAAAATAA